One genomic segment of Odocoileus virginianus isolate 20LAN1187 ecotype Illinois chromosome X, Ovbor_1.2, whole genome shotgun sequence includes these proteins:
- the LOC110124404 gene encoding LOW QUALITY PROTEIN: la-related protein 1B-like (The sequence of the model RefSeq protein was modified relative to this genomic sequence to represent the inferred CDS: inserted 1 base in 1 codon; substituted 1 base at 1 genomic stop codon), with translation MANWPTPSELVNTECQSVISQGNKKPQNRKEREDKVEKRNVNNESRENQETKLDGPGENVSEDEAQLSNQQKRANKHRWVPLHLEDVRPESQERPRSRNSSRCQSEANKSSHNNRRNDTRSWRREKEKREDQDEVSGVRSEGGNIRGSFRGRGRGRGXGRGRGRGNPXIEYYFSIENLERDFFLRRKMDEQGFLPISLIAGFHRVQALTTNLNLILEALKDSTEVEIVDEKMRKKVEPEKWPIPGPPPQSVPQTDFSRLIDCPEFVPGQAFGSHTVRVMIY, from the exons ATGGCAAATTGGCCAACACCAAGTGAATTAGTGAACACTGAATGTCAGAGTGTCATCAGTCAAGGAAATAAGAAgccacaaaatagaaaagaaagagaagacaaggTTGAAAAGAGAAATGTTAACAATGAAAGCAGAGAAAACCAGGAAACAAAATTAGATGGTCCTGGTGAAAATGTCAGTGAGGATGAGGCTCAGTTAAGTAACCAACAAAAAAGAGCTAATAAGCACAGATGGGTACCACTCCACTTAGAAGATGTAAGACCAGAGAGTCAAGAAAGACCACGGTCCCGGAATAGCTCAAGATGTCAATCTGAAGCAAATAAATCATCACATAACAATAGGAGAAATGACACACGAAGTTGGAGgcgtgaaaaagaaaagagagaagatcaAGATGAAGTTTCCGGTGTGAGAAGTGAGGGTGGTAATATCCGAGGCTCCTTTAGAGGCCGAGGAAGAGGCCGAGGATGAGGAAGAGGCCGGGGCAGAGGAAATC CAATTGAGTATTACTTCAGTATAGAAAATTTGGAACGGGATTTCTTTCTTAGGAGAAAGATGGACGAGCAAGGTTTCTTGCCTATTTCCCTGATTGCTGGTTTCCACCGTGTTCAGGCTCTCACTACAAACCTTAATCTCATTTTGGAGGCACTGAAAGATAGCACAGAAGTGGAAATCGtggatgagaaaatgagaaaaaaggtaGAACCAGAAAAATGGCCGATTCCGGGCCCTCCTCCACAGAGTGTGCCACAGACAGACTTCTCTCGACTGATTGATTGCCCAGAGTTCGTACCAGGGCAAGCCTTTGGTTCACATACAGTCAGGGTGATGATCTACTGA